From Bicyclus anynana chromosome 18, ilBicAnyn1.1, whole genome shotgun sequence, a single genomic window includes:
- the LOC112043883 gene encoding uncharacterized protein LOC112043883, giving the protein MFSIIDIDNRTGERSPWVMMKVACVILTLIISVAIMAVCVMVKFATDIRVEERARELQPAVGRLASGIAVVALNENSTVRAAQRFPYIAAIASNSTKSFSFACFASVILYKWVVTSAHCRRRGALHRVLLFSDFAKNLTRTFPILFWRIHHEFDINSTIPFYDIAIAKFNVDDTRFTIKPSTFDNKSVEDCEASVWKTVSAMDRKIYLVNDFDTYSVKIAAASRCYETYGIQVDESMICVDLSDHDDCFTHEFGPIYSEDKVVGVLAAKPKDCEVKYAIFTNVSFYATWIIKLTAY; this is encoded by the exons ATGTTTTCAATAATTGACATAGACAACCGTACAGGTGAGAGGTCTCCGTGGGTGATGATGAAAGTAGCATGCGTGATCCTGACGCTCATCATCTCGGTGGCCATCATGGCGGTGTGCGTGATGGTGAAGTTCGCCACCGACATCCGCGTGGAAGAGCGCGCGCGGGAGCTGCAGCCGGCGGTGGGGCGCCTGGCCAGCGGCATCGCCGTGGTGGCGCTCAACGAGAACAGCACCGTGCGCGCCGCCCAACG ATTCCCATACATCGCTGCCATTGCAAGTAATTCCACCAAGTCGTTCTCTTTCGCCTGTTTCGCCAGCGTTATCCTGTATAAATGGGTGGTGACCTCCGCGCATTGCAGGCGTAGAGGCGCCCTCCACAGGGTCCTACTCTTCAGCGACTTCGCGAAGAACCTCACCAGAACCTTCCCCATCCTGTTCTGGAGGATCCACCACGAGTTCGACATCAACAGCACCATTCCGTTCTACGACATCGCCATCGCTAAATTCAACGTCGACGACACTCGGTTCACTATCAAACCTTCAACATTTGATAATAAATCCGTTGAGGATTGTGAAGCCAGTGTATGGAAGACCGTGTCAGCTATGGATAGGAAGATTTACTTGGTCAATGACTTTGACACGTACAGCGTGAAGATAGCTGCGGCTAGCAGATGCTACGAAACCTATGGGATCCAAGTTGACGAGAGCATGATATGCGTCGATCTAAGCGACCACGACGACTGCTTCACGCATGAGTTTGGTCCTATCTACAGCGAGGACAAGGTGGTGGGGGTGTTGGCTGCCAAGCCGAAGGACTGCGAGGTTAAATACGCCATTTTTACGAACGTCTCGTTTTACGCAACGTGGATTATAAAATTGACAGCGTACTGA